A DNA window from candidate division KSB1 bacterium contains the following coding sequences:
- a CDS encoding efflux RND transporter permease subunit, translated as MVCLWPKPLVFGIGTEVQRPLATVVVGGLVTSTALTLLVIPALYKWFAVDIKIEKSNA; from the coding sequence GTGGTGTGTCTCTGGCCAAAACCTCTTGTTTTTGGCATCGGTACCGAAGTACAACGCCCTTTGGCTACAGTGGTCGTTGGCGGATTAGTCACATCAACGGCTTTAACCCTACTGGTTATTCCGGCGCTGTATAAATGGTTTGCAGTCGATATAAAAATAGAAAAGAGCAATGCATAA